One stretch of Petrotoga miotherma DSM 10691 DNA includes these proteins:
- a CDS encoding DUF6115 domain-containing protein yields MVILYLLVVLSLTISIVNIFLMIRLGRFLQENDATEKKHENLEEDKNLFLARFQKITSTRLRALDNKIELVDQLMKDLDDAYAKTFSLLTDLERKLDSYKRQEIETKVQNTKNLEDQKDNKNQKETVEKDDRLRVYELSRKLNISSKKLVDFINTNTDLDVSNHLVKLTPEEEKMIFEKIKEVPNISSKKENIPSNIDMAKDKNINISKDNANYKYDKTEKILDLSKNGYTPQEIAKELKIGVGEIMLVLSLFNNKEK; encoded by the coding sequence ATGGTTATTTTATATTTATTAGTTGTCCTTTCTCTCACAATATCAATTGTTAATATTTTTCTTATGATCCGTTTAGGGCGTTTTTTGCAAGAAAACGATGCAACAGAGAAAAAGCATGAAAATTTAGAAGAAGATAAGAACCTTTTCTTAGCAAGATTTCAAAAGATAACCTCCACAAGGTTAAGGGCTTTAGATAATAAAATAGAATTGGTTGATCAACTTATGAAAGATTTAGATGATGCTTATGCTAAAACTTTTTCATTGTTGACAGATTTAGAAAGGAAATTAGATTCGTATAAGAGACAAGAAATTGAAACTAAAGTCCAAAACACAAAAAACTTAGAAGATCAAAAGGATAATAAAAATCAAAAAGAGACAGTTGAAAAAGACGATAGACTAAGGGTTTACGAGCTTTCAAGAAAATTAAATATATCAAGTAAAAAGTTGGTTGATTTTATTAACACAAATACCGATTTGGATGTTTCTAACCATTTGGTAAAGTTGACACCAGAAGAAGAAAAAATGATATTTGAAAAAATCAAAGAAGTTCCCAACATCTCGTCAAAGAAAGAAAATATTCCATCAAATATCGATATGGCTAAAGATAAAAATATAAATATAAGTAAAGATAATGCTAACTATAAATACGACAAAACTGAAAAAATTCTTGATTTGTCCAAAAATGGCTATACCCCTCAAGAGATAGCTAAGGAATTGAAAATTGGTGTAGGTGAGATAATGCTTGTTCTAAGTTTGTTTAATAATAAGGAGAAATAA
- the prmC gene encoding peptide chain release factor N(5)-glutamine methyltransferase, protein MKITELLSKIQGEFKISPFRILKILSKIEDKDISFFLKDSEVEISHQTFDFLLKHLKEGYPIEYITKKVLFLGNEFFVDENVLIPRIETEDLVILAVNLIKNKNIKHVIDIGTGSGAIAISIKKQLPKIKVQASDISEAAIKVAQYNAQRLGVNVEFKIGDCLDPFLKDIEEVELIISNPPYVETSFIEQNRFLKYEPRISLDGGYDGQSFFKKISKYSHLLKSKYLLFETSEFTVKKTAEILSTIGKVQILPDSFKKERFIFISPYY, encoded by the coding sequence ATGAAGATAACAGAGTTATTAAGTAAAATTCAGGGGGAGTTTAAAATCTCCCCCTTTCGTATATTGAAAATATTATCAAAAATTGAAGATAAAGATATATCTTTTTTTCTTAAAGATTCAGAAGTAGAAATTTCTCACCAAACTTTCGATTTTTTACTTAAACATCTTAAAGAAGGGTATCCTATAGAATACATTACCAAAAAAGTTCTTTTTTTAGGAAATGAGTTTTTTGTAGATGAAAATGTACTAATACCTAGGATAGAAACTGAAGATTTAGTAATATTAGCAGTCAATCTTATAAAAAATAAAAATATAAAACATGTAATTGATATAGGGACAGGTTCTGGTGCGATAGCCATCTCGATAAAAAAGCAATTACCAAAAATTAAGGTTCAGGCTTCTGATATTTCAGAAGCTGCGATAAAAGTAGCTCAATACAACGCTCAGAGATTAGGTGTCAATGTTGAATTTAAAATTGGTGATTGCTTAGATCCATTTTTGAAAGACATTGAAGAAGTAGAATTGATAATTTCAAATCCTCCATATGTGGAAACTTCTTTTATAGAACAAAATCGTTTTTTAAAATATGAGCCTAGAATTTCCCTTGATGGGGGATACGATGGTCAAAGTTTTTTTAAAAAGATATCTAAATATTCTCACCTTTTAAAATCTAAATATCTCTTGTTCGAAACCAGTGAATTTACTGTAAAAAAAACGGCTGAAATTCTATCAACAATAGGAAAAGTTCAAATTTTGCCTGACTCTTTTAAGAAAGAAAGATTCATCTTTATTTCTCCTTATTATTAA